A stretch of DNA from Sander lucioperca isolate FBNREF2018 chromosome 8, SLUC_FBN_1.2, whole genome shotgun sequence:
ttcaggttcataattgtattttaaggttgtaccagaataggtttacatggtttaattttcaaaaaacaccatatttttattgtactgcagtgctctctctcactgctgcagatcctcttttcagctggtctctgttttagctacagagtgagacctcttttcttcttctgtactatctttgattgcactcacacatgcgcagtagctcagatgtagatcatgtcagctagctagctccatagacagtaaaagaaaggctgtttctacaacttcggtcagttacaaggcaggattagctgggagacttctaaatgagggcgcacatgtaagtagttcttttgtagattatggtgaacttgtgtgtgttgtagcagcgctttgctattgagaatgaggtagcatgctagcgttagcattagcgttagcatgctaacgctacgagctaatggttgcggttagccagctcgtttcggcttgtgacgtcacaagccgtgccgattttgaacagctcacccagagactgaaggcaggacacattcagaaaccgtatctcactctaaacagcatggatgtttttttttcaaagtttgtatgtgtgtggaagcaccagagacacaacataacaccccaaatcccagaaaaagtgtttttttcataatatgggcactttaaagaacTGATTTGAAATGGAATGAGGCTACCCTTTTACAACCCTCATACAAGGACAGCAGCAATGTTAAGCATGCAATGAGTTAAACATTACACTAAAACACTGTTCCTTCATTCAGGTCTCTTGGGTGTTGGAGCAGCAGGAGCCTTCATCCTCCAGCGATGACCTGACGGCAGTGAGGAATCACACCGACCAGATGTTATGTCTGCTGGCAGAGGAGCGGCCTGCTGAGAGCCCAGAGGGTGCCCCCGGCGTGGCACCCATGGGCCCCATACTGGAGCTGGTGGTCACCCAGAATATTCTGGCGGGCCTGGTTCAGTGGCACCTCCGCCGCGGCTTGGACCCAGACAGCCAGGGGGCGCTGCTCAAGCTGTTTGAGATGCTCATCGGCCAGTCCCAGCAGCCTCTGCTGCAGCACACAGCCATCCTCCACCCCCTGCTGAGGCTGCTGGGAGCTTGTGCTGACCCAGAACTTGGTTGTCCGTTAGCCCTGGAAAACAGCCTGGTACTGCTGCTCAATCAGGTACATTCACCTACAGTCTGTATACTTCTCTATTGTGTATATCGTTACCTAGAATCTACATAAGAAGTTATTGGTTTTTGGCCTTCTAGCTATTATTTGCAAAACGTAAACTAAAGACGAAAACAGACTGTGGGATTATTGAGACTACAAACGGCAGCAATTCCAATAGAACACTTTAGGGGAGAATTAGCAGACCGCAGAATGCCGTCGCATTCAACCGAGCCGTGTAATAATACTGTTTATAATTGTGACTCTGTGAATCCCCACCAGATCTGTGTGTCCATGGCCCGGCAGCCTGTGGTTCTAGAGATGTTGTTTCGGGCGGCACCGGCTCAGCAGGGCTCCACCAATCTGCTGATCTTCTCCCTCCTGGTGCCGTTCATCCACCGGGACGGAGCCATCGGACAACAGGCCCGAGACGCACTGCTGCTGGTCATGGCGGCCTCGGCCAGCCACGAGGCCGTGGCGCGTTACATCGCTGAGAACTCCTACTTCTGCCCAGTGAGTGATGGTGCTCATTAAAATATGTTGTtatgaaaagttttttttttagacttttaacTGGGGTTTTAGTAGACGATGTAGTTAATAAAGGTTTTCTTCCCATTTTCTTCCTGCCTTCAGCTAGAAACTGTTGCTGTTGTGGCTCTGACTTAATTATATATGTTGTAGTTATATTGTGAGTTTGTGAATTTGAAGTGAAGTTAAAGGATAATTCCAATGTACCATGGCCACAGAAATTGATGTTCGAGGTTTTTGtccatttgttttaaaaaccaGCACAACTTGTCATATTGCTACATTATTTCCAAcctggttttggtattttggcATATTTTTGATAGCTGAACCTATaggggacaaaaaaaaataatcaagcaAATTACAGTGTCTTGACTCATATTCAGGCATTCATTAATTATCTTATTCAATTGTTAATAACTCACAGAGTAGGGCAGAGATCCATTCATTTGGGTTTGATGGTTTATTAACATCCTCAATATCCTTGTCAAGTTTTTTAGTTCCAATCCACAAGGTAAAATCCTACTGAGCTTCTTTCAAAGTGAAGCATTTGAAAATGTAGAACCtgtcaaaaccttttttttcactCTTACTGTAACTGACTGCACAGTAATTCACATTACTATGCATAATATCAAACTTGGCTCTATTATTTATAGTCACTTTGGCTCTTACAGAAAAGGGCCATCcatattatatacacataaatatgACCTACTCTTTAATGATgtgataggtgtgtgtgtgtgtgtgtggggcgatGCAATGCATCAGTCATGGTGTGTGATAATGGAAGGGGAAGGACGTGACTTTGCACTCTGACAGACAGTTCATCCTTATCTACATTCTATCAGCTCTGCCTCAACTTAGAAGGCTTTGTgtaggcatttaaaaaaaataaccacTTTACTCAACACCACCAAATCAATAATATCTAACCACTACTTTTTCTGCTAAACTACCAGGACAGGTAATCAAAGAGTTTAACTGAAACCTGATGATGGAACATGGCAGTTGATGTAGCAGGtacctaaaaaaacaaataatgtagATGATGGTTTTCCATGTATTTGTGATCGCGTTTAAATGAACCATGATTATTTCAAGCAATAAAATTCTACTTTCagataaaatagaaaaaaacacttgGTGTCTGTTTTGACATTTTCGTTTAGTCTGTAAATGATCAAAACGGATATAGAAGATTGGAGCTGTTTCTGCCTGTGTTGTTGTAGTTTCTACCTGCTGCCACTAGGTGTTACTAAAGAGCCATActttgcactttaaaatgtattttgaacTAAAAAAGGCTGTACTAACTTGCTGGATTTAATGTTGAAAGTGACTCAGTGCGAGGCGCAGGTTTGTGTGCACACATTCTAACGTCAGGACCATCGTTCTGAATCCAGTCTTTGCAGCCAAAATCTGGTCTGAAATTACAGCAACCGAGCAACCTTTTTAGCTTCAAAACTGCATTAGGACGGCGTTGCGTGATGAGTGTGGCTGTATACCATAGTTTAATGCTATGGTCAGTACTGCTTTCCTCTGCCTGTTCACTCTGGTGTTCAAAGAGCTAGCTCAGCTATTTTCTGCTCGCCCTCCTTCCAGCAGCTTCAGTCTGACCTACTTACAGGCTAGCAGGACCAGTGGAGGTGGCATCAAGGACCGAATGCTCCTCCCTGCCCGAGGCTCACTATTTTCTGCCTGTGCATGCTCACACATTCTAATCCACTTTGTTTGACATTTGTGGATGCAGCAATAGATTCTTACTGTGTGGTACCGTAAGCAGTGCTCATCACAAACCCACTCCTCTTTCCTCCCATGGAATCTCAGTGcatagctcttttttttttttttttttttttgatgaattATGATCAATGAATTGTTTGCATTTGCTCAGTTGGGCTAACGGGTCCAGATTTCTACATCATATGTTTCCACTGGTCCAGCAAgcaaaaatacagtttcataAATGCCATCCAAAAACATTAGGGCTTACAGTATGTGGCTTTTTATCTGTGACGTTTCCATCATGTCTATACATACTGGCAGGTCATTGTGCTTATCAAACTCATTTCTTAAGACTGCAATAGGTTAAATGAGCTGTTGTACATTTCTGTAGGGTCATTAGTGGTgttatgaaaacaaaatgtgtttcagCCAAGATAAAAGAGAACACTGCCAAGTATTATGTACATTATAAACATGCCATCTCTGGGACTAAAACGGGGAAGGTAAGGTAGGGGTTGTTTGTTTCCAGACCGTATGATCTATAGGACTTATTATACGGCTGCAAATTTGCtgattattaatttttttttaatttattaactgattaatcatttggtttataaaatgttgGATCATTTTCCATCAATCTGCTAATCGACGTATTGTTTCAGCTctcgtttcttttttttgtgtggagaTTTTCACAGAAAACAAAACGCCCTAATAACAAACAACCATAGTGCTTTAAGGATACTCCCACATTTTTACCTGAGGGCTGTCCGACACCTCAACCACCTACTGACCCACAGCTGTCTTATCTaaagcctctctgtctcttctcagGTGTTGGCGACGGGCCTCAGCGCTCTCTACTCCTCTCTGCCAAGAAAGATTGAGGTCCGAGGAGACGACTGGCACGCCCTGCGGCGGGAGGACTGGATGGGCGTGTCATCGCTCGTGCTGTTCATGAACTCTCTGGAGTTCTGCAATGCCGTGGTGCAGGTTGCTCATCCCCTGGTCCGCTCCCAGCTCCTGGACTACCTCCACAACGGCTTCCTCGTACCCGTCATGGGCCCCGCGCTGCATAAGGTACAGTAAGAAAGGGAAGTAGTTATCACAGACCTCCCTGTCACCAGTTTACtttaaaactattttaatgttagaaaagaaaaaggctTTGTGGACCACAAACTATGCACGGCCAGATACCATTCAGGGTATGTGaggaaaatagtttttttgtgatttggaTAAACTGATCCTGTAAGTAAAACAGGATATGGTGGACCACACGGATGGAAATTGACCACTTGTTTATGGCTGCTCTTGAGTTACTGGAAGACATTATTTATTGTGTATCTGAAGTGAATTAGTGGGGGAGCAATTGTGTTAACTTGGTAGTTTGCTGACCGTTCTTCAACAGATGAGTCAGATTGTGAGTGAAAGCaaaaaatgaagaagaaaattTGAAGAAATTGTCTCGTTGCCGGTTTTTAATCTTAGACATCATCTTATTCATAGGACAGTTTTTACACAAAttccgctgtgtgtgtgtttgtagtcgTCGGTGGATGAGATGATTGCCAGCACCGCCTACCTGGACCTTTTCCTGCGCAGCGTGTCGGAGACTTCTCTCCTCAAAACCTTCCTGCGCTTCTTCCTGCTGCATCGCCACGACAACGACACCATCCTGGACACATTACTCACACGCATCAGCAGCAATTCAAgggtatacatatatatatgtgtgtgtgtgtgtgtgtgtgtgtgtgtgtgttttttgattgATAGAGCTTCAAGGCCCTTGTATGAACTCAGCTGTGTGGGTGGTGCTTGGGCTGAGAACAAAAATTGATTGAAAGTGATTCCAGCAGTATACAGAAGTATCTGGTTTTTCAGAACAAACATGGAGAGTAAATGTCGTCTCCTGCATCTATGCATGCTGTATTGTACGGTGTACAAAAACAATCCACAGTGAAATGTGCAAATAATCGTCATCgtaatgtcatttttttgtcgTAGAAAGCAACAATGGAAATTAAACAGAAAGTAAAGATTTCAGCTTTGAAGGAAAGCTGTGCTTTTTGACAACTTCAgtctttttgtagttttgttcaTCGCTCACACAGTAACATTTAAATACGACGGTACCACTGAACACAGGAAACCCATACAGTATATCCTGGGAAATGTTTTATTACTGAAATACACCTGAAAAATGAGAGGAAGTGTTAAAAGTGTCACATTTTTTGTGCatttatgatttgtttttatgatttttggaaaattgcaaaaataagacaatcacacCATATCATATGCAAATTGGCATTCGTATATATTATCTCCGGACACGTTTCCAACTAGTTTCCttatgtgtgtgttgcagctcTGTATGGTATCGTTGAGCCTCTTCAGGACTCTTCTGTCTCTGAACTGTGAAGACATCATGCTGCAGCTTGTTCTCAGGTATGTCTGCACATCTCAGCATGTCCTCCCAGGTGTTATATTTTTATTAGGCTCATTTAAAGgtactctaagcgatgtcacgcattttttaggctacagcatgttttgtcacatacagcaaacatctcctcaatAGCCGTGAGCTGCCGGTCCCCTGaacatactgtaaaaaaaacgcggtctctgtagacagcctagGGTCCAcacacgccaacaaaaacaaagtggtcCAACCTGGaccatgcaaacatacacaaaccatGTTCCAGTGTTCAGCCAATAacggacaagaaggatttggggagggggggggggttagtgcgctgaagcacagaagggaggggacgggatgaggaggagggaggagcgagctagtctttgttttgtttgaaaatactttgaacgtcgacaagaagtaacgtcatccaacatcgcttagagcaccttttaatATGCAAAACATGGCTCTAGTAATGAATATTTTTCTCCATACTTGTTCAGATTAACTGAAGGTTGATGTATGTGTCAGAAAGTCAGTCTCTGTCTTCTGTGTACAGAATGCCCCCCCCCTCATCTTTTTTGTAGATGTACTACCTGCGTCCTTTGAATgcgcaattacatttttttttgtgaaatgccTTTTACGTAGTTGCAAGGAAACACTCTTTGTGTCACTAAGATGTGTGCCCTCCTTCTAGAATTTTGAAAAATGAGGCGTTCCTCTGTCCACAAACCAGATAGGGAACACGCTGTCTTCACATTTCAAATTTTAACAAGCATTTTGCAAACTTCCAAGGTATGTTTTGCCTTTTTGTCTATAGGACTAAACAGCAAATACAGCTGCTTGTGTCTTTGTACTTCTTGGTATCTTCTCACCAGGATGATTAAGAATCTTTATAAACATGTTAGCTACAGTTTGTAACTGCCAACGGTCACAGCAAGATAGAAAAGCCAACATTGCCAAATAAAATGTGGTatcgttttgtgtgtgtgtggtataaaATGACTGAGTTTATTAATGGTTTGGGCATGTATGTGTTTGCTGCTAGGTATCTACTGCCCTGTACCCATGTAATGCTGAGTCAGCGTCGTGCTATCAGGGAGGCTGACCTGTACGGAAAGTCAGCAGACAAGTTCCTGTCGCTGATCCCAGAGTGCTGCCGGCTGAATGCAGGGTCCTCTGCTGACGAGGACGGTGCATTCTGGGGAAAAGGTGAGCTACAAACACctgtgtggggaaaaaaagctaTTTACACTTTTAGCTGTGGCTGTGACACAACTGTGGATTTGTGAAcaactgaaaacatttttcagAAATGTCCACACATAATTATTGGAATATCAAATCAAGACAGACGTTATGTCAGATTcaaaatactttattaatcccgaaGGGGCAATTCATTTTTACGGTCTATCCCatccatgtaaataaataagtacATAAGTAACGGCAACAATCAGCATCCGCATCCACCTCAACATGCCAGTGACAACAAGAGTATAGATCAGATCAACGGGTTGTGTTCAGTAGCCTGATAGCTTAAaatctttatatagaccttttcACAGATGTAAACATAAACTTTCTAAATGGCCccaagttgatttcctgttacagtgtatgtgaatgaaatcaactgacaggaagttaacaagGGTGTTGTCTAGCAATGGAATTACATTGAGTCTATATTATATCATACACATAATCTTTATGTGTAACTCTTTATGTAATGTAACTTACCAACAGTGTGAGAGAGTTAACTGTTTGCATCTGTATTCTTTCACCCTACAGTACTGAACAGTCCCACCACAGAGTCTCCAGCCCCACCCAGACCCAGCACCCCATCCCGCTTATCCTTCTTCATCCGCCAACAGAGCAGCGGAGGTGGATCAGGAGGAGGGGCTCCCTCTACCCCCACCAGCATGGAGCCGCTGCAGTCGGGTCCTTCCAGCTCCCACCCCCTGTCCCCTGAGAGCCCGATGCACCAGCAGCAGGCTAACACGGAGTGTCTGGACTGGGATTCGGGTTACCTGGAGTACCTCAAAGACGCCCGGCGGGGCATCGAGATTTGCTCCTGGGCCTGCCGCGACTGGTCGGCGCCCTACGATGGAGAAAACCCCTCCCCGAACACAGCTCCTCCACCCCCACCTCCCCCTACGTCCAACCCCTCCATGGCTATGTTCCCTGAGCACTTCTCTTTCCAGCAGGGAGGAAGCAGTAACACCCCGCCAGGCCAGCAGAGGGCGCCCATTGTGGCTGCAGCACGAGCCGAGTGGAGCAGCTCAGAACGGGACAGCGGCGAGTGGGACGTTACAATCGGCAAAAACAACTGCATCAGCCTCACGCCACGCTCCAAGAAACGCAGCCTGCAGAGAGAGGAGCTCCTGCCAAAGCCTATACCTCATCTCGTcccctcttcctcatcctcgGCCGCCCCTTTATCGACTTCCCACCCCGCCTCGTCCCCAGCACCACACAATCCCACCTCTGCCATCACTGTTAGCTACCAGGCCATGTATAACGGAGTGACGGGGCAGGGGGACGGGTGCTCAGACAATCGGGACAGAGGACTGGAGGTAAAGAAAGTGAAGAGAGACTTGGGGGAGCAGCAGTATTTGGATGAAAATGCAAATCAAAATGGATCCCTTGTCACCTGCTCCTCCCAAAGCTGCACCACTCTCCCGCAGTCCATTTTTAGCAACAGTGAAATGGGTGATCGCCCTAACCAGATTTCCTCTCAAAGCTCCATCACCCAGCCAACGTCTGACACCAAATTGCTGACCAGCGACACCTCAAACCCACCCAGTGCATCCTCAGATCTTCCAGAAGCCAACCAGACGCAACAATCTGTAGAGAGTCTTATCCAGGAGCTGCTGGAGCAGGCACCAGGAGAAGCGCCGCTCCCCGGAGACTCCAACGGTCAGGGCATCAGCATCGAGGCCTTCACACAGGAGCTGAGGGAGCTGGAGGACCGAGTGAAGGAGCGCAGCAGAGCAGCCTGCCAGCAGGAGGAAACCGCCAGAGAGTCCCTATCCTCTGAGCggcaggaggaggagcagcagcagctgtccTCGGCCCTGGAGGTGAAGCTGACAGGTGACACCAAGGAAGACGGGCCTGCGGTGGGCCTCTGCAGTCCTGCCAGACCACTAAATCAGCCTGCCTACCAGCCGTACACAGGTGAGACTCAATTGTTGGTGTTAGtctgatgctgtgtgtgtgtgtgtgtgtgtgtgtgtgtgtgtgtgtttttaacctcgttttttatttgcagagaGTGGCAGTGTTGTTGAAAGTGTGATGACTTGttggttgtattttttttatattctattaTTTTAAACCTATGCCTAGTTGTGCATGTGTAATCAAGGTAATTTGATTTACTCCATTGTTAGTTCAAATACTGAATCATAACTGTAATTCTTCAGACATAATCCCCAAGTAGGATGAATTTGTTTTTCACTAAAGTGCTGCTGACTTTTTGGTTATTCACCTCAGTTCCTGGGTCAGTGTCATCCTCCGAGCTTGGTATTTTCAATAACACTGTATGGACACATGTCCCTGATAATAAAACGCCACATGGGGTATTTGGAAGTAGCataagctagcattagcattaataACTGCCTCTCTGTCAGCGCACACGCCGCCCTCTTAAATAAGTAGTAAGGTGTGAGGTGCCACTAGCAGAGTTTTTAGCAGCAGTACCCACACACCAAGACTGAACAATGTTTCTCTTTTGTAATAATGTTTCTTCATTGTCACAGTTTTTCATTAAGTCAGTCCTGAAATCATAGGGGATAGATTACAGTTCTTTTCTCACCAGTGGCAGGTTTAATTGTCCCCATTTAACCTCTACAAGCTGTTAAAGCACCCTGCTGCCTATTTTATTTACACTTTGACAGCCTTTATGCCACCTCGCTTATTTAAAAATAgcttcatgacagtgtcatgacagtgtcatgacagtgtcatgacagtgtcatgtcacgctTATGTAAAaaacttcaagtaaagtgttaaccGACACCTTTTTATTTCATCCCTAGTTTATTCACGTGCAGCTGAGCTGAAATTGTGTGTTGTATCTTTCCACTCAATGATCCTTCTCTGTGCAGGTCCATTCATGGTGGTTCTGTTTGCCAAGCTGGAGAACATGCTCCAAAACTCGCTGTACGTCAACATCCTGCTCACGGGCATCGTGGCCCAGCTGGCCTGCTATCCTCAGCCCCTCCTACGCTCCTTCCTGCTTAACACCAACATGGTCTTCCAGCCGAGCATCAAGTCACTGATCCAGGTACACTGCACCATGCCAAACCTGTGACCTACAGTATTGACCCAAGGATGCTCTCCGTGCTGTCTATTAAACTTAAGTGCATTACATTTCTAAACCAGATGCTCATCACAATAAAGTTTCTGTATTTCTACTTGAAGTGATGGCGGCTTTTAGTCTATCGTTTGTAGGCATAGTTGTCCGTTTCCAGCCCACCTCACTTCTGTGCTAGCTTCTGTTCCAATAGGATCAGGCCCACAAGGCATTTGCATAGTTTCTTTTTCATATTCcatttcatatttcattctttTCAACGGATGACTAATACTGAATTGGACAAAAAAAATAGCACTTTTAGTTTGGGTACAGTGATCAGTCTTAAATAAAACTGACTATGTCAATGACAGTACTATACTAATACTGACAATCAAAACTTTTTTCGCCGACTCCCATCAGGTTCTAGGTTCTGTGAAGAACCGTATCGAGGCGTTTGCTGCCTCTCATGAGGACTTCCCTGCCATGCTGAAGAAAGCCCAACAGTACCTGGTGGCCCGAGGCAAGCTGGACTGGGCTGACTCTCCTGCAGCAGTTCCTACCTTGCGGCGCTCTGATTCATTAGGTGAGCATGGATAGAGGAGGCATTTACACATATTACACTATCCGGCTATTAAACTGGAACAGAATCAGATTTCCTCAGTTTGTAAGAACTAACTTATTTGCATGTGATTCAGTTAATTACCAAGGACTCAAAATGTGAGATTGATAAGTCGCTGTCTTTATTTCCACACAGAAATCTATGGAACAAGTTATTTCTCTATTAATTTAAAATCTTTTCTTTAAACAAGTGAAGGCAAGTTTTTTAATAAAGCACAATTCATACACTGAAGTAGTGCTTTACATTCagttaaaaagaattaaaaacagaaaacggATGAATTAATGACCACTAATTTAcatcaaatattttatttattttttaaagagacaCAGATCCCAATAATGACTATTAATAACTTAATCTTAAATTGAAGGAAAAAATGTCTGTTCATACGGAtacgttgttttttttgtttttttacagagcTTTCAGTCTTTGAAAGCTCTGAATAAAAAaactagtaagtggaccttgagttgagaATAATTTCAAGTCACATATCCTTGTTAGCACTGTGCTGACTTGTAAACCTAACGTTCTCTTGTTCCAGTGAAGAGTCGTAAGCCATCTCTCGGAGACCTGATCCTTCGTCACACCAACAGCCCGACCCGGGCTCGGCACGCCGCTCAGCTGGCCCTCGCACACGTACGGGACGGCAGCCAATCACTCCACAGCGCTTTGTTCAGGGGTGGCGGAGGGGCCTCTGGCCTGGAGAAGCAAGCTGAGGCTCTGCGAGTTAAGAACGCCGTCTACTGTGCCGTTATCTTCTGTGAGTTCCTCAAGGAGCTGGCTGCCCTGGCTCAAGAGCACGCCGTCACTCTGCCTTTCCCTCACAGCCCGGAGGCAGAGGAATAGACTGCAAACTCCTTAAATCTAGCTCTTAGCCTCTATGTCTTTTTGATTAGGCTGTAAAAAAAGAGTTATATAGGATTCTCCCCCCACCAGAGGACAGACTAAAGCACTGAGACTTTTCTGTCACTAAAGTGGGTCGTCTGCAATGACTCTGACAAAAAGCAAGATGGAAACAGTGGCATTTTTGTACCAAATTGTTATAGGATACCTATATGACTGGAATCATTTTCCTCATCTGTAAACTTATGATATTGTGCATATCATGTATTATATTTACATTCTATACTCAGAAAATCTCAGTAAATGCTTGAGATTTAGGAGCTTGTACATACACATACCATGTCATGGTGTAATGTGACACGGTAAAGCCACAGATAAAAGAAATAGGTGCACATATTGGTGCTAGTCTCTTTATGTTTTAAGTTGAAAGGGTGCTTTCAGGCGGCATAGGAGAAGAAGGTTTTTGTCCTCAACAAAAttaataacaaacgccaaaaaTAGTTTGGCAGGAAAACATTAAAAGTGTAGACTCGTCAATCACCTACAAAATGATCCCATCAGCTTTGGCCACGTCTGTACGACAAGCTCGTCTTTGCTTTGGTCCTCTATCAAGAACTGGTCAATAGAGGAAGCTCACAGAGAGATGAAAACTGGAACACAGGCGAGGGACAGTGCCACTCTCTCCTGTGAATCAGCACGGCCAACACAAAATGTACTGGAAAACTTTGGGTA
This window harbors:
- the fam160a2 gene encoding FTS and Hook-interacting protein homolog, encoding MSWLSRLNPRAPGSRSGRSAAPSSPCTADPETCLMVFENHWRQVSWVLEQQEPSSSSDDLTAVRNHTDQMLCLLAEERPAESPEGAPGVAPMGPILELVVTQNILAGLVQWHLRRGLDPDSQGALLKLFEMLIGQSQQPLLQHTAILHPLLRLLGACADPELGCPLALENSLVLLLNQICVSMARQPVVLEMLFRAAPAQQGSTNLLIFSLLVPFIHRDGAIGQQARDALLLVMAASASHEAVARYIAENSYFCPVLATGLSALYSSLPRKIEVRGDDWHALRREDWMGVSSLVLFMNSLEFCNAVVQVAHPLVRSQLLDYLHNGFLVPVMGPALHKSSVDEMIASTAYLDLFLRSVSETSLLKTFLRFFLLHRHDNDTILDTLLTRISSNSRLCMVSLSLFRTLLSLNCEDIMLQLVLRYLLPCTHVMLSQRRAIREADLYGKSADKFLSLIPECCRLNAGSSADEDGAFWGKVLNSPTTESPAPPRPSTPSRLSFFIRQQSSGGGSGGGAPSTPTSMEPLQSGPSSSHPLSPESPMHQQQANTECLDWDSGYLEYLKDARRGIEICSWACRDWSAPYDGENPSPNTAPPPPPPPTSNPSMAMFPEHFSFQQGGSSNTPPGQQRAPIVAAARAEWSSSERDSGEWDVTIGKNNCISLTPRSKKRSLQREELLPKPIPHLVPSSSSSAAPLSTSHPASSPAPHNPTSAITVSYQAMYNGVTGQGDGCSDNRDRGLEVKKVKRDLGEQQYLDENANQNGSLVTCSSQSCTTLPQSIFSNSEMGDRPNQISSQSSITQPTSDTKLLTSDTSNPPSASSDLPEANQTQQSVESLIQELLEQAPGEAPLPGDSNGQGISIEAFTQELRELEDRVKERSRAACQQEETARESLSSERQEEEQQQLSSALEVKLTGDTKEDGPAVGLCSPARPLNQPAYQPYTGPFMVVLFAKLENMLQNSLYVNILLTGIVAQLACYPQPLLRSFLLNTNMVFQPSIKSLIQVLGSVKNRIEAFAASHEDFPAMLKKAQQYLVARGKLDWADSPAAVPTLRRSDSLVKSRKPSLGDLILRHTNSPTRARHAAQLALAHVRDGSQSLHSALFRGGGGASGLEKQAEALRVKNAVYCAVIFCEFLKELAALAQEHAVTLPFPHSPEAEE